The sequence below is a genomic window from Cerasicoccus sp. TK19100.
TGTCAGGAAATAGCCGATCTTGGTGTAGAGCCAGGGCTCGATGCCGTGGACGCCAGCCGGGCGCGGGTTGGGTCCGTCGCGATGCCAGTCAATCTGCTTGTGACTGCGGGCGGTGTTGGGCGGCGAGGGCGGGCGGATAAACATGTGGCTTGTTGTGAGCGTGATTGCGGGCCCCATCAGGTCTAGGATCAGCGGAAATGCCGAGGGGTGCGTCAACAGCGCGAGCAGCTCGGGAGCAAAGGTGACGGCGTTACGCAGCTCGAGTGGGTCACCCGGGTTGCGCGTGCCCTTGAAATGCTCAGCCAGCGTGGCGTCTGCGCGGTCGACCACGGCGAGGTATTGCTCCACTTCGGCAGCGCTCAAGGCCTGCGGAATCACGAAGAATCCATTGCGCTCGAAGGCGTCTTTTTGCTCTTGAGTGAGGGCATGGCAGCCGGGCAGGGGCGCGGGCGAGTTGGTGGCGGGGGTGGGGGGATTTGAAGTTTCAATCATGCCGGTATTCTAGCGTATCTCGCCGATTTCTACCTTGAAGAACTTTCGCTCATACCTTTAAAAATCAAAGCTATATGGCTGAGCGCGTTACTGAGTTTTCCCGTCTGCTGGATCGTGTGGCCCGTGCAACGGGCAGTGTGGTCAACTTTGCAGACCTGCGGGGAGTCTCTTTGCGATTGCCAGAATTGCAACTGCGCGGCGAGCAGTTCTACCACTATGGTTCCTTTTGCCTGCATGCGAAATTCCATAACCGCAATGTCGACTGTGCGCAGAACAAGGAAAAATCAAAGCAGCGGGCCGCAGCGCAAAACAGCCCGTTCTGGGGTTGCTGTCCCTATGGTTTGTGGGACCTCGCCTACCCGGCGACATGGAATGGCGCGCTGGTGGGCATTTTTTACTTGGGGCATTTTCGGGGCGAGGAGCCGCTTAAGCCCGTGGCGGGCAAGGCGTTTTCGGGCCCCTTGCCGCCGCGAATCACCGATGAAAAGCGCGACGAGTTGCTCCGCTACGGGGACTTTTTAACCGACTATCTACGACTCGTGCTGGATGAGTCTCTCGGCGAACTGGAGGGGCTCGACCGCGGGCAGTCACTGGTTTTTTACCGCGATGCGACCAGCCAATACATCGCGTTTCACTACCACGAGCCGATCAACCTGCAAACCTTTGCGACAAGCCTGGGGCTGCACCCCAATTACCTGGGCCAGCAGATCAAGCAGGCGCACGGCCGGACTTTCTCCCAACTGCTCAGCCAATATCGCATCGAGCGCGCGCGGACGCTGCTGCGCTCTACTCAAAAGACCGTTACCGAGATCGCCTTTGAGTGCGGCTTTCGGGACTCGAACTACTTCAGCACGGTGTTCCGTGTGGCTGAAGGTGTGGCCCCGCGGGCGTATCGCGGGCAGGGGTGAGTCCGCCTAACGCGCTGAAAATCGTTGCTTGCCCCGCGCCGCACGTGCGCCACACTGGGCCGTTTCAAAATTTTGAGCCATGTCCGATCTAGCCAAAGCTTACGAACCGAAAGCCGTTGAAGAAAAGTGGTACGCCCAGTGGGAAGAATCCGGGTGCTTTAAGGGTGTCCTGCCCGAAAAGGAAGGCGTCGAGCCTCACTCGATCGTCATCCCGCCGCCCAACGTGACGGGCGTGCTCCACATGGGCCACATCCTGAACAACACCATTCAGGACATCCTGACGCGCCGCGCGCGCCAGCAGGGCAAGGCTGCGGTTTGGGTGCCGGGCACGGACCACGCCGGCATTGCCACGCAGACCCGCGTCGAGAAAAAGCTCCGCGAGCAGGGCAAGACCAAGTGGGACCTCGGCCGCGAAGCATTCATCGAAGAAGCCAAGCAATGGCGCGACGAGCATGGCGGCATCATCCTCAAGCAGCTCCGCAAGCTGGGCGCCTCGTGCGACTGGGACCGCACCGTTCACACGCTGGACGAGGGCTATTCCCGCGCCGTGCTGACCGCCTTCGTTGAGCTCTACCACAAGGGCCACATCTACCGCGGCAAGCGCATGGTCAACTGGTGCCCGAAGAGCCTCACCGCGCTCTCGGACGAAGAGGTGATCATGAAGCCGCAGAAGGGCTTCCTCTTCAAAATGAAGTATGCCATCGCCGAGCGTCCGGGCGAGTTCGTGGAGATTTCCACCACGCGCCCTGAGACCCTCATGGGCGACACCGCCGTGGCGATCAACCCGAACGACGAGCGCTACAAGCACCTGCATGGCCTGCACGTCATCCGCCCGTTCCCGCAAGCGAAGATCCCCTTTGTCCTCGACGAACACGTCGACCTGGAATTCGGCACCGGCGTGCTGAAGGTCACTCCGGCGCACGACCGCGCGGACTTCGAGATCGGCCAACGCCACAACCTCGAGGTCATCGACGTGCTCACGCCGGACGGCAAGATCAACTGCCCGGAATGCCCGGAGCTCCATGGCAAGGACCGTTTTGAAGCCCGCAAACTAGCAGCCGATATGCTGGACGAAATGGGCCTGCTCGTCGACCGCGAGAAATACGAGAACAACGTCGGCTTCTCCGAGCGCGCCGATGTGCCGATCGAGCCGCGCCTGTCGGACCAGTGGTGGATGAAGTACCCGAAGATCGAGGAAGCCAAGCAGGTGGTCCGCGACGGCAAGATTAAGTTCTACCCGGAGCGCTGGACGAAGACCTATCTCCACTGGCTGGAAAACATCCAGGACTGGTGCATCAGTCGCCAGCTGTGGTGGGGCCACCGCATTCCCGTTTGGTATGCGAAGGGCATCGACCGCAACGCGCTGAGCGACGAAGACCTCAAGGACCCAAGCAAGGTATTTGTCGGCGTCGACGGCCCCAGTGACCCCGAAAACTGGGAACAGGAAGACGACGTCCTCGACACCTGGGCGAGCAGTTGGCTTTGGCCGTTTGGGGTGTTCGGCTGGCCGAACTTTGTTGACGGGAAGTTTGCTGGTCAGACTCAGTTACGCCTCACCAAGCCGCACAAGCATCTTGCGCCTGGTGAAATGCTTGCGATTGTTGATGATTTTCCTGAAAAGCAAACTTACTTTGCTGAGGATTCAAGTGGTAGAACCTGCGAAGTTTGTTATGACGAAGTTGAAGTCGTCAAACTGATCACGGACGATGAACTCGACTTCTGGTATCCCACACAGGCGCTCGCGACTGGTCCGGACATCATCTTCTTCTGGGTGGCGCGCATGATCATGGCGGGCCTCGAGTTCATGGGAGAAGTGCCGTTCAAGAACGTTATTTTCAACGGCATCATCCGTGACGCGCAGGGGCGCAAAATGTCGAAGTCGCTGGGCAACTCGCCCGACCCGCTGGACCTCATTGAGAAGTTTGGCGCGGACGGCCTCCGCCTCGGCATGCTGATGATCGCTCCCAAGGGCGCGGACATTCTCTTCTCCGAAGACCGCATTCAGCTGGGCCGTAACTTCTGCAACAAGCTGTGGAATGCGTGCCGCTTCCGGCTTATGCAAGAGGGTAGGGCGCAGTCTCTAGACAAGCCGCCCGCGTCGGATGGTGCGTCCGATGAAGCATCGAGCCAATCCAGCGTTGCGGCTTGCGTAGACGCTGCGCCCTACCTTTCTTTGGAGTCCATCATTGGCCGCCTGGAGTTCGACAAGTTCGATGCCGACGACCACGCAATTCTCGCTAAGCTGCTCGACGCGCTGGCGGGCTACGATGCGTCGTTTGAGACCTACGAGTTCAACCGCACGACGGACACGCTATACAACTTTTTCTGGAATGACTTCTGCGACTGGTATGTCGAGGTGTCGAAGTCCAAGGCTCAGTCCGACGAGCTACGCGGCAATTGCCTTGCGATTCAGGACCTCTGCCTTCGTAGCGTGATTCAAATGCTGCACCCGATCACGCCTTTCATCACTGAAGAGCTGTGGTCGACGCTGGGCTTTGGCGAAGGCTTCATCCACGAGACGAAGATTCCGACCGCCGACGACCTCCGCGCGCAGCTTTCCGCTGCCGGGGTCAATCTCGACGCGGCTGCGATTGCGGAGGTCGCCAAGTTGCAGGACTTCGTCAACCAGGCGCGCGCGCTCAAGGCCCAATACTCACTGGCCGCGAGGAACGACGTGACCTTCTTCCTCGTTGCCGACGAGGCCGACAAGGCCGTGGTCGATTCGCACCTGTCCAAGCTGCGCAAGCTCGCGGGCGCTGGCGCAATCGAACACCGCGATGACGTGCAGAACATGCCAGCCATGGTGTCGCAGCTCGGCACGCTTTACCTGGACCTCGCGGGTAGCGTGGATGTCGAAGCGGAAATCGCGAAGATCGACAAGCAGCTCGTCGGCCTCGACAAGGCGATCAAGGGTGCGGAATCGAAGTTACAGAACGACAAGTTCGTGAACAACGCCCCGGCCGACGTTATTGACGGCGTCAAGCAGACCCTCGCGGACAACAAAGCTAAGGCCGAGGAACTCCGCAAGCTCAAGGCCGGTTTGGCGGGTTAATCTACCCACAGAAATTTAGCCGCGGATGATCGCGGATGTTGCACGGATGCCATCAGCGCGAAACTGTTGGCATTTGTTTTTGAAGGTGTAGGCGGTGATCGAAACACAAGGGGATAGTTTTCGAAAAGATAACCACTGTTGTTGAGTCAACACATGGGGATGTGTTGGGCCACGACGTGGTAATCTGTTACCTTAACACATGGTAATGTGTTGGCGAAACCGATCGGTATGTGTTTTGAAAAACGATTATGATCATTTTATCAAAACGATGGTAGTCGTTTTTAGCCGGGCTCCCCGACGGGTGCCCACGTGACGGTGAAGAACATCACTGCATCGCCAAAGAGAAAGCCCGTAAAATATCGCGGGTTGATCTTTACACCTTTCCAAAACCAGGCTCCGGGTATGTTGCCTAGGTCAAGGTATTGCGTCATCATGAGCAGGGGCTCCCGAAATGCGAATTGCTGGCAAAGTCGGTCTGCGATGGCATCATTATCTGTTGCGAGTGCGGCACCGATCGCGAGCCCGGTCGCGCTGAGTCCCATGTCCATGACAATGGGGCCGGAGTCGTTGTCTTCCGGTCCATGTATATCGGGCGGGTACTCGTCGAATCCATAAAATGCCCCGGACTCACGCTCCAGCACGGGGCGAATGTTTCTAAAGAGAGATTTGGAGGCTGCGGGGTCGAGGTACCCAAGCATCATCACGCGCATGAGAACATCGCAACCGCGCGGAGGCTGAGGTACCTCGCTATAGCCAAATCCGGCGACACTGCGTGGCAGCTGTGTTGCTTCGTCGAATGCATACTTTGCAATCCAAAGTTCATGCTTCTTCCAAAGTGAGTCGACGGAGATGTCGGGCGTTAACTCAGGGGCGAGCCGGAGTCCGTAGAGACTGGCCACGGTATCGTAATTCCAGGAGTAGTTGGGGTAGGAGTGGATGGGGGCACCATCGGCACGTTGCAGGGCGTCGGCCAGCAGTTGGTTAATATGCTGGTGATAGCGGCTCAGCTGGGGGTCTTTGCCGCCGGCTCGCAGGTAGAGCCCGAGCGCGATGGAGACCGTGCTCAGTGTCGTGGCTTGGCGGTCGTAGTCTTTTAGGTTGAGCAAATCGTCGTTGCGCGCGTTGACGATTTTTCCCGCGACCGGTATCCCGAGCTTTAGGTATTGGGCGGCTAGCTTTAGATTGGCTGGGCGGTTGTCGGGCTCACTGGCGGCGAGATGGGTAAAGGCGATTGCTGTGAGGAAATACGGGTATAGCTGGCCTTCGGGGAAGAGCCCGCACTCGCGATTTACCCGTTCTTGCAGAGTGGCCGGGTCTTGCGCCCAAAGTGCGAAGTTGTCCCGCATCATGCGTATGGCGCGCTCTCGCTGCTGTGCGCCGTCCACGTTTTGCAGGGTTGGCAGCGCCGCGAGTGGATCCATTTGCTCAGCTTTCAGCGTTAATGACAGGAGTAGGCAAATGCATACTAATAAGCTTCGGCGCATGGTGTTAAGATATAACATCGGAGGGGCTTTTGCCTCGGTGCCATGTATCCCTGCAATTCGCTTCTCGCAAGGTTTGCCAAA
It includes:
- a CDS encoding phytanoyl-CoA dioxygenase family protein; translated protein: MIETSNPPTPATNSPAPLPGCHALTQEQKDAFERNGFFVIPQALSAAEVEQYLAVVDRADATLAEHFKGTRNPGDPLELRNAVTFAPELLALLTHPSAFPLILDLMGPAITLTTSHMFIRPPSPPNTARSHKQIDWHRDGPNPRPAGVHGIEPWLYTKIGYFLTDTTIPDAGALRVVPGSHRYGGAAPSVDDEPNGAIEVKLKPGDAVIFENRVLHAVGPNYSTVSRKNLYYGYCWQYLRPIDFSAQDEALLAQADEFQRQLLGDAESPLNFYLPHTRPDGLALERWGR
- a CDS encoding helix-turn-helix domain-containing protein; the protein is MAERVTEFSRLLDRVARATGSVVNFADLRGVSLRLPELQLRGEQFYHYGSFCLHAKFHNRNVDCAQNKEKSKQRAAAQNSPFWGCCPYGLWDLAYPATWNGALVGIFYLGHFRGEEPLKPVAGKAFSGPLPPRITDEKRDELLRYGDFLTDYLRLVLDESLGELEGLDRGQSLVFYRDATSQYIAFHYHEPINLQTFATSLGLHPNYLGQQIKQAHGRTFSQLLSQYRIERARTLLRSTQKTVTEIAFECGFRDSNYFSTVFRVAEGVAPRAYRGQG
- the valS gene encoding valine--tRNA ligase, with the protein product MSDLAKAYEPKAVEEKWYAQWEESGCFKGVLPEKEGVEPHSIVIPPPNVTGVLHMGHILNNTIQDILTRRARQQGKAAVWVPGTDHAGIATQTRVEKKLREQGKTKWDLGREAFIEEAKQWRDEHGGIILKQLRKLGASCDWDRTVHTLDEGYSRAVLTAFVELYHKGHIYRGKRMVNWCPKSLTALSDEEVIMKPQKGFLFKMKYAIAERPGEFVEISTTRPETLMGDTAVAINPNDERYKHLHGLHVIRPFPQAKIPFVLDEHVDLEFGTGVLKVTPAHDRADFEIGQRHNLEVIDVLTPDGKINCPECPELHGKDRFEARKLAADMLDEMGLLVDREKYENNVGFSERADVPIEPRLSDQWWMKYPKIEEAKQVVRDGKIKFYPERWTKTYLHWLENIQDWCISRQLWWGHRIPVWYAKGIDRNALSDEDLKDPSKVFVGVDGPSDPENWEQEDDVLDTWASSWLWPFGVFGWPNFVDGKFAGQTQLRLTKPHKHLAPGEMLAIVDDFPEKQTYFAEDSSGRTCEVCYDEVEVVKLITDDELDFWYPTQALATGPDIIFFWVARMIMAGLEFMGEVPFKNVIFNGIIRDAQGRKMSKSLGNSPDPLDLIEKFGADGLRLGMLMIAPKGADILFSEDRIQLGRNFCNKLWNACRFRLMQEGRAQSLDKPPASDGASDEASSQSSVAACVDAAPYLSLESIIGRLEFDKFDADDHAILAKLLDALAGYDASFETYEFNRTTDTLYNFFWNDFCDWYVEVSKSKAQSDELRGNCLAIQDLCLRSVIQMLHPITPFITEELWSTLGFGEGFIHETKIPTADDLRAQLSAAGVNLDAAAIAEVAKLQDFVNQARALKAQYSLAARNDVTFFLVADEADKAVVDSHLSKLRKLAGAGAIEHRDDVQNMPAMVSQLGTLYLDLAGSVDVEAEIAKIDKQLVGLDKAIKGAESKLQNDKFVNNAPADVIDGVKQTLADNKAKAEELRKLKAGLAG